Sequence from the Acidimicrobiia bacterium genome:
ATCGTTAAGGTATTGCGCATGTTCGCCCAACTCCGCGACGAGGTCGAGGTTCCCGCATGACCGATCCAGTGGCACTGCTCCAGGAACTCATTCGCTACGACACGACCAACCCTCCAGGTAACGAACACGACGCGGTACGGCACATCGAACAGGTCCTGGAGGCAGCCGGCATCGAAACCAGGATCGTCGCCCACGATGCCACCCGGCCCAACCTGATCGCCCGGATTCCCGGGCGCGGGGAAGCACCGCCACTCCTCCTGCATGCCCACATCGACGTTGTTCCAACCAACCATCAGCCGTGGAGTCACGACCCGTTTGGCGGCGAAATCATCGACGGTTACGTCTGGGGGCGGGGTGCCCTCGACATGAAGGGCGGAGTGGTCATGATGATCGACGCCATGGTCAACCTGGCCGAATTGGGCGAACCGCCGGCCGGCGACATCATCCTGGCGATCCTGTCCGATGAAGAAGATGGAGGGACTGTGGGAGCCAAGTTCCTTGTCGAAGAACGGCCAGACCTTTTTGCCGGCGTGAAATATGGCATCGGCGAGTGCGGAGCGTTTCCACTAACCGTGGCAGGCGTGCGCTTCTACCCAATCCAGATCGCCGAACGAGTCAGCGTGAAATTCACCCTGACGATGCGCGGTCAGGGTGGGCACGGCTCCGTGCCGATTCAAGGCGGCGCCATGGCCCTGCTCGGTCGCACGCTCAGCCGGATCGATAAAAAGCGACTTCCCGTACACATTATCGATGCCAATCGAGTGATGCTTGAGACCATGATTGACCACACAACCGGCGCCGCTCAACGAGCACTAAAAACGCTGCTCAACGAGCGAACCGCCGGAG
This genomic interval carries:
- a CDS encoding M20/M25/M40 family metallo-hydrolase; this encodes MTDPVALLQELIRYDTTNPPGNEHDAVRHIEQVLEAAGIETRIVAHDATRPNLIARIPGRGEAPPLLLHAHIDVVPTNHQPWSHDPFGGEIIDGYVWGRGALDMKGGVVMMIDAMVNLAELGEPPAGDIILAILSDEEDGGTVGAKFLVEERPDLFAGVKYGIGECGAFPLTVAGVRFYPIQIAERVSVKFTLTMRGQGGHGSVPIQGGAMALLGRTLSRIDKKRLPVHIIDANRVMLETMIDHTTGAAQRALKTLLNERTAG